TTCGGCGGCTCCGCGGCCATTGACGCGGTCTACGCCGCGACGCTCGAGGGCCGAACCGTCGAGGAGTCCCTGGCCGCTCTGGTTTGAGTGGGTCGGATCCTGGGCATCGACTTCGGTGAACGGCGCGTGGGCCTCGCCATCAGTGACCCCACCGGCACCATCGCACAGCCGCTGCCGGCCCTGACCCGCAGGCGCGGCAAGCGGCCGCCGGTCGAAGCCATCGCCCGCATTGCCGAGGAGCACGGCGCGACCGACATCGTGATCGGCCTGCCCCTCACGCTGGAAGGCGAGGAGAGCGACTGGACACGGGAGGTCCGCGCCTTCGGCGAGCGGCTCGCGCAGCGGACCGGCCTCCCGGTCCACTACGTGGACGAGCGTTTGACCTCCGTCCGCGCCGAACGGACCGTCCGCTCCCTCGGCCTCCCCAAGCGGGAGCGCGAGCGCAAGACCCGGGTGGACACGATTGCCGCAATGCTCCTGCTCCAGGCCTACCTCGATGGGAGGGCCCGTGGTTGAGGCGGCCGCACGGCGGATCCGGACCA
The sequence above is drawn from the bacterium genome and encodes:
- a CDS encoding Holliday junction resolvase RuvX, whose translation is MGRILGIDFGERRVGLAISDPTGTIAQPLPALTRRRGKRPPVEAIARIAEEHGATDIVIGLPLTLEGEESDWTREVRAFGERLAQRTGLPVHYVDERLTSVRAERTVRSLGLPKRERERKTRVDTIAAMLLLQAYLDGRARG